ATTACAACCCAGctgtcctccttccccttctcttcaGGGCCCAGGCTCTTCCCACACCTGGTTCCTGCTCCCTGTACTTACTCAGAAAGCTGGTGTCCAGCATCTGAAGCTTGGCCACATCCCAGGCCCGCTTGATGCCAATGTTGGGTAAGTTGAGGCCCACTTTCCCATTGCTGTGGGGCTGAAGCCGGAGGAATGTTCTCAAGTTCAAGGCCACAGCCAGTGCTACCTATAGAATAAAGGGCACAAGCAGTTAGCCTGAGGGTGGTTGGCAACAAGCATGGCTCCTGTCTTAGGAAAAAGGGGCCCTTGTCAATGAGCCGAGAAGAGAGGGCAAATACTAGCACACAGGCCACTCTCACCTATGCCCTTGGCAGACACTGCTAATCAACCTTGGCACCCTCTCCTAATCAAACGTTGGCACCCTCTCCCACATGCCTAGGCACAGCCACTACCAATCAATTAGGAGTTAATACCTACTTATATTTGCCCTCCCCACGTAAAATTTCACACGTTCTCAACACCAAGGAATGGCTTCCCCATAATCACCACGCTTTCAaagataaatataagttaaaaatatgaaaaacgaCAGCTTGAAAGAGTGGAAAAAGCATGGCTTTGGGTTCAAGCAGACTTAGGTTCACTCCTAGCTCTACTGAGGTGTACGGGACCTTGATCAAGTTACCGATCCCCTCCTAAGTCCCAGCTTCCACGTCTGCAAAATAGGATAATAAAAGTTTAACGTCAGAGAGTAGTTGTAAGAGGTAAATGAGACAATGCATGTCTCAGACTCCTTTGCAGAATCCTATTCGTTTTCCCCAGAGTTTAGTCCTTAAACCTCTTCTCTTCTCCACCGAAGCTCACTTCCTAAGTGGCCTCATTCCACCCATGGGGCTTTCCATGTCATCTTTTTGCTCTCTTACTGGGTGGGCCAGAGAAGCCCTTCAGAGGGCCTAAGACCTGTCTTTTCTTTGCCCAGCTGGGGAGAAACTGATCTCCTCTCTGATGTACTCCCAAGCTATGCCTCAAGGCTTCCTTTCAGCTTCTTTTAAGGTTAGCATCAGGGAGAAGCAGTTCCTAATCCTCAAAGGCTCAGGGGGCCTTGTACCTTGCCATGGACCACGGCATGCTCTCCATGAAGGATGACtttccctggagcagacactagCAGGACTTCTGACAACATGGCTCCTGGGAGTCCTGAAAAGGAAAGCCAGAAAGAGGATGGAAGGTCCCCAGAACTTAGAGAATGCCTAGTTCAAGctcaccattgtaacaaaaaagGCAGctaccggacttccctggtggcgcagtggttgagaatctgcctgccaatgcaggggacacgggttcgagccctggtctgggaagatcccacatgccgcggagcggctgggcccgtgagccacagctactgagcctgcgcgtctggagcctgtgctccgcaacaagacaggccgcgatagtgagaggcccgcgcaccgcgatgaagagaggcccccgcttgccgcaactggagaaagccctcgcacagaaacgaagacccaacgcagccaaaaaaataaataagtaaataaataaaaaataaaaataaaggaattcctttaaaaaaaaaaaaaaaggcagctacCATCAGCATTTGCTATGTGCCCAAAAAAGCAGTGCAGGGTAGCAGTCAGCTAGACACATCAaatagatctgggttcaaatccagctctTCCACTCCCCAGTGATGTCATCTTAGCTAACTCACTCAAATAGCTAGGAACCCCAAAAGTTACACGGGGACAATAAATGTACTTACCTCAATGGGTTTTGAGAAGGTTAAACTAAATAATGCAAGGGAAACACTTACGGTCTGGCACACCATAATCACTCAGTTACtcatagttacttttttttttttttaattttatttatttatttatttatggctgtgttaggtcttagttcctgtgtgagggctttctccagttgcagcaagcaggggccactcttcatcgcggtgcgcgggcctctcactatcgcggcctctcttgttgtggagcacaggctccagacgcgcaggctcagtaattgtggctcacgggcctagttgctccgcggcatgtgggatcttcccagggcagggctcgaacccgtgtcccctgcactggcaggcagactctcaaccactgcaccaccagggaagcccatagttACTTATTAAGGGCTCTGTTCTTGGTtccagcttttattattattactttttttaaaaaatttatttatttatttatttatttttggctgcgttgggtcttcattgctgtgcgcgggctttttctctagttccggGAGCAGGgcatactcttcgttgcgttgcgcgggcttctcattgcagtggcttctcttgttgcggagcacggactctcgGCGcaaggacttcagtagttgtggctcgcagggtctagagcgcaggctcagtagttgtggcacacgggcttagttgctccgcggcatgtgggatcttcctgggccagggcttgaacccgtgtcccctgcattggcaggcggattcttaaccactgcgccaccaggaaagtcccctattattactactattaaagatagaaatttaaatgaaatcatgGACCGGAAGGAACCTTTTcctggacatttaggctgtttctaaCGTTTCACAATTACAAACAGGCTGCAGAAAACAGCTgttatacctttttcttttttttttttttgcacacttAAGTCAGGATCTCTACAAGACAGAGTCCTAGAAAGTGACTTGCTGGGCGTACGTGTGCGCATTttagatttttataaataatgcaaAACTACCATCCATTTAAGGCTTTACCTCAATAGCGTGAGACCACAACCGCACTAAGCGCTAAGTATATACTACAGTGATCCCCGTTTCTTGGGGGGGAAACTCAGGCTCGGAGTGGGGGAACCTATTGCTTGTCCTAAATTCCAAATCCGGTCTGTCAGATTCCAGGTTGCCGGCTCGTCGGGACGGATTCTCAGAGTTGGGGAAACTAAGCCAGAGAAGCCGGGAGCCCGGTCCAGGGTCGTCCTGGGTCTCGGCCTCGGACTTCGCGCCACCCTGTCCCGGGAACCCGACCTCTCACCTGTCGCCACAGGTCCTCTGCTCCCGAGCCTGAGCCGCCCCGGGCCTCCATCCCCAAGCTCGAGGGCGGCGGGGGGGAAGAGGCCGCTTCCTTCGCCCAGCCAATCAGAGCGCGCAAACCGAGAGCCCCTTTACCAATTGGCTTGAGCGTTGGCCAATAGCTGTTGCTAACTAAGTCCTCACGAGTTTCCCCGCCCAGCTCCTTCCGTGAACCAATGAGAAACAAGTCTCTGGGAGTGTCCCGCCCTGGGGAGAGAGCCACGGACCAATGGAAGATGGCGGCTGATGGGTGGTGCGGCCGGAGGTAGGTGGAGTCACCCCGGGATCTGGACGGGAGCCTGGCAGGGTCAGTCCCCTACCAGAGCCCTGGAGCATGGCTGTGTGGGGCCTGGGAGGTCGCCTTGGCTTGCGCGGGTGCCTCGGCGCCCGCAAGCTATTGTGTCCCCGTTTCCAGAGCCGCGGCCCCCAGGGCGTGGAAGACGGGGACAGGTGAGTATCTGGCTGGGAGGGTAACCCAGGCACCTGCCCTGAGTTATGTTGTCGCCGCGGTTACGTCAAACCGCTGGGAGGTCACCGCAGCAATCGCCAGGTGACGTCCTCTTTAGTCGTGACGTCACCGTGGCAACGTGGGCTCCGTGGAAGCCAGAGACCAAGGTTTCTTGGCACAAGACAAGTCCAAACGAAGCCCAGCATCCATCAGGACAGGGCATATCCCATGTGAGCCAAGAGGGTCATCTTGCCTGGCCTCACAATCAGGAGGCGCCTCAATTCGGATCTTAACCTATCTCCAAAGCAGTTTATACTTTAAGGCACAGAGATCCACCAACGCGGTCTAAAGATGGCTGTCATCATATACCTTGAAACTTGCACCCCGTTTCCGGACCTCAGAACCGGACTTAATAATGGATTAATCTATTTCACAGATCCAGTAATTTAACCTTTGAATAACCTTCTAATGTCACATTTTAATGTTGAAGTCTTTATTAAAGGTGTTGCTATTTGAAAATGCCAGTTTTCGAACCCTGTTTTGGCAATTCTCCATTTCGGAGTATACTTGAAGCTTTATAGTATGGAAATAGCCCAGGGTTTTTTCCCTCCAAGAGTCCCTGGCTTGGTAGAGCAGAGGTAACCGTTTTGGGATGTCGAATAAGATAGTCTTAGGCAAGAATCCCAGCCCTACCGCTTCTTCCCTTGGTGACCTAGGAGGGTGAGTCTCATCCCGTCAGCTACAGAtcctcaaaaagaaaatgaacatcaTAGGTAGTGCTTGGGAAGATTCTAGGGATAATTCAAGGAGATAATGCCTGTaattcacttagcacagtgcagAGACTATGGAAAGTGATCGACAAATTCTTtaagccaatatttattgagcgtctGCATTGAGCAATGCACTACATCAGCTATTCTGCAGATACGGGTGTGGCAAGACACAGAACTTGCCCACAAAGGGCTTAAAACTAAGAGGAACGGAGGGGAAAGATTTCAAGAGATCCAAGCAGAAGGGGGTAAGTGCTGCCTCTAAGGATATGGGTAGCAAACTGTGACCCACTGAAGGACGTGCCCCACTGTATACGCCATCCTCACTCGTCATCTCTTGATGTTTATTTCTCCTTAGGCCACAGCCTTCCTCGAAGACACCCAAGCTCCCCAAGATCTACACCAAAACAGGAGACAAAGGTAGGGTGGGGACAGgtgaaaaatgcaaagaaagacaTGGCAGATTCCATCTTAAAGTTCTTCCAaattctaggacttccctggcagtccagtggttaagactccacgtttctactgcagggggcatgggttcgatccttggtcagggaactaagatcccgtatgccacgTGGCACTAGAAATTGATGGAAAATTCTggaatgagaattaaataaataatagctttaaaatatatttttaaaaagttcttccaAATTCTTTGCAGACATTAAAAGTATGTGACAGATCTCAATAGGCATCACCCAAATGTGATGTGAAATGAAAGATGGCCAAGATATATTAAGTgataaaagcaagttgcagaacaaTCCAAATAGTTGGAATCCATTggataaaagtgtgtgtgtgtatttatatgtgtgttcAGGTATGCATAGAACATTGTGAAAGGTTATACCCTGGACTGTTACCTGGGAGAGAGATTGAATTGTGGGAGAGGGGAATGAACAGATGGGCTTTCATTGTTTCCTGTACAtacttttattctattctattatttattttgtaatgagCATATATTgctttgataattttaaaaaatgccagaACACAATGTACAGAAAGAAAAGATGCAGAAGAACACGTCAGTATGATACcattttctaaagttttaaaccacgcatggacttccctggcggtccagtggttagaacttggcgcttccactgcagggggcacgggtttgatccctggttggggaactaagatcccgcatgctgcgtggcacgctcccccccctccaaaaataaaaaccacGCAGATTACCAGTATTTATTGCTTTGTGGGTATATTTATGTAGTAAGAAGATAAAAACATTCATagatgtacttaatgccattgtacacttaaaaatggttaaaatggccgATTTTACATTATGTTTATGTTaccacaataagaaaagaaaagatgcaaAGGGATGACAGTGTTGATGCCCTCCAGCCAAAGACTCCAGGgacggaattccctggcggtccagtggttaggactccacactctcactgccaaggacctgggttcagtccctggtcggggaactaaaatcccacaagccaagcaGCGCAgccaagaatatataaataaataaagcatatcaggaaagaagtgaggacagtggttacccctggggaggggggcagtgacTGAAAGCGGGGACATGGGGGCTTCTAGGGTGAggcttatattttatttgttgatCTGGATGCTGATCACAGAGGTCTATTTCAGTTAGTAACAATTCATCAACTTGTACATTTACGATTCGAGCACTTCTCTGTGTGTGTTATCCTTCAAGTggaaaaatgctttaaaagagCCTATCAAGAAAAAAACTCTTTAATTTGGGCAGCAAAACATTTTCACAGGGTTTTCCAGCACCTTCACTGGAGAAAGGAGACCGAAAGACGACCAGGTGTTTGAAGCCGTGGGAACTACAGATGAATTAAGTTCAGCCATTGGGTAAGGGGGACGGGGTTGGCCTTGAGGTCGGGCTTGAGTTGCTCGTTAGAGGGCATGACTGATGTGCAGCTCTCCAGAGTGTCCACCAGTCCCAGAGGCTGCGAGCCCTCGATGAACCTTCCTTGGCCCGTGGCTTCCGCCCCTCACCGCGTGATGCTGCCTCGCCCCTCCATCCCTGCTCCCTCACTGTGCTCGTATGTGTGTGCCATTGAGGTGCACGTGCTAAGTGACTGGTGAGTCGAGCACAGTACACAGGGCATCAGACATGATCCCTTTCGTGaggcttattttttaaacaagcatATACACAGCCAGAGTTTAGAAGGTGGACTCGGGGAAGTAGTCAGGATCGGCCGGGCCATGCTGgtgtaacaaacaacccccacATTTCATGGCTTAAACCACCAAAGTCGTATTTCATCCTCTCACTTCAAGCCCATCGTGGGTTGGGTATGTTTCTTCTCTGCCTGGCCTTCACTCTGGGACCCGGGCTGGTGGGACAGCCTCTGTCTAGAACACCACCAGTAATTGtggcagagggaagagagatcACGGTGATGCCCACGCTGGCTCTTAAAGCTTCCACGAAGTGACACGCCAcctctgctcacatttcattggccagagcCAGGGACGTGGACACATGTGACagcagcaggggtgggaggggccgCAAATATTTGAGAACAAAGTTCAGGCCACTATGCTCAGCAAGCTGTTGGCAGCGTGAGCTGCAGATATTATAAGTACTAGTTCACAAGTTCTGACTCGGCCTTGTGGGTGAAGATCATGgtaatcagacagacctgggttcaaattctctcCCACTGctgactggctgtgtgacttcaggcaaatcacctggcctctctgagcctcagtttcctattcTGTCAAATGATCCTAGTAATAGTATCCAATCTCATTGGGTTCTTGTGAGGATGTAATGAGAGAACTCCATGTTTCCCCCTTAGGACAGTACCTAGCACCAATCATAatgctagctattattatcatcataattATTAAAACTTACCTGTTCATGGTCGTCATTTCTCAGTGATGGGCCTAAGTGAGGTTCTCAGGAAAGATAATGTAGCTAGTCTGCCAGCAGAGGAGAGAGGGCAGACCCTTTGGTGTGTGTGGGAAGGGTGTGGCGAGGGGGAAGTGCACACAAGATGAAGTGGGCAGAGGGGCGGGAAGGCGGGTTCTAGCATCAGCTGTTTAGAATTAGCAAATCAGCAGGCCATCATCCCTCAGGTGATGTGGTGCAGGGGACTGGCCACAGCTCAGTTGTGGATTCTTCCGTCCTCAGATGTTGGCGGAGCATCTgcgtgtgccaggctctgctgaGCGGGGAGCCTgagccctgccttcatggagcctGCGGTCTGGGGAGTGCGGTGCAGTGGGCAGGGCGGAGCAGACAGACTCTAGAGGGGCAGCCACAAGTGGTGGGAGCGGGGATGGAGCGAGCACGGGGAGGGGCCTCCCGCTGGCCTCTGTCGTGGGAACATCCTCGGTGAGCAGATACTCCTGAGCATCTCCAGTGTGCCAGGCCTGAGGCATACGCCCCCTCCTCACCGTCCAGAGGGGAAGACCAACGCCGGACAGCTTACGTGTGTGCTTATTTAGTTCTGATTGTAAGATGGGCTAGAAGATGCACAGTAGTTCTTCTTTTGCCCTTTCAAAGCCATTCCCCTGTGCCTGGGAGGCTGGCCTGGAGATGGTCTCACCCCGATTCCCTTGTCCTCTGGCTTTAGAGTTGGTCCAACCAACGGGCAGCACCAGCAGGAGATCGGACAAGGGTGAGAGGGGTGGGGGTATGTGTGACCCTGTCCCCAGCCCTGTGTGGCTCTGGCAGTCGTGGGGCTCTCCACGGCTTTCTCCCAGCTGCCCAGCTCCTGGTGGTGGCCTCTGCCCGGAACGCAGCTCTCTCCAGGGTTGGTAGCGCCTTTGGCCCTCCCTTGCCCCTTCAGGCTCTTGCTTTTGCTCATCTCTGCCATCCATCCGCAGTTCCCATAAGCCTTCCCACTCTGTCAGTAGTCCCTTCGTGAAGCTTTCCTCCAGGAACCCTTCAAACACACCACTGTCTGTTCCCGGCCAGGACCCCGACTGGTACAGAAGTGGGTGCAGTGTTCTGAGGGAGGCCAGGGCCACAGTCCTGACCTGCATCGGGGGCACTTTGATTTTCCTGCCCCACCCGGCCTTACCAGCGAACTCCTACTCAGCCTTCAAAGTCCCACCTCCAGCAtcgcttcctccaggaagccctccctgaaccCTAATCAAGGCCAAATATCCCAGGACTCTCACCCTTTTTCCTTCAGAGCACTGACCTCAGTTTGCAACTTCACCGTCAGTCGTGTGACATCTGATTCACATCTCCCTATCCTGCCTAACGGGACCTGTGTCACCTCTGTTCATACTGAATCACCTGGACCTGGCCAGAGTAGGCACTGAAAGAGGAGTTGTTGGCTGGATGAGTGGCGAAAAACAAATACCCCCAACCACATGGAAGGTTACGATGTTCTCAATGTCAGCAAGAAAATAACAGCCTTCCTGTGATAGCTCAATTAGCAAAATGGCCAATCCCCTGAGAATGTATTGCCTTCCAGCAAGACAGGGCCTGGGGATGTTATATTCGAGgcaaattctttttccttcttcctcacaGGTTTGCTATGGAATTAATTGCAGAAAAGGGCCACCCGTTTGTGGAAGAGCTTCAGAAAGTGAGTAACATTGTCTCACCCCGAGCTGGGATTTTTCAACCCCGAGGCCTGGTGGCCATAACTGGATTTGCCAGCTGACCATCACTTCCTTTCTGTGTCACCTGGGACTAGTCCACTTaccctctgtgagcctcagtttcttcatctgtaagatggggacacACAGAGATAACCCTCCCTCACAGGCGAGTGGTGAGGTTTGCCCTCAGGGAGGGAAATGTGAAGGACAGTGGTCTCAGCCCGGGGCAGTTCTGCCCCTCAGGGAACAcagggcaatgtctggagatgtttTAAGTTGTCACACTGGAGGTGGAGGTGCTATTGGGATCTAGTGCGTAGAGGCAGGGATGCGGCTAAACGTCTTACaacgcacaggacagcccctgTGACAGAGGATGACCTGGGCCAAAGTGTCAGTGGCCCTGAGGTTGAGAGACTTGAGAGGCCCAGCTGTGGTTAGCCCTCGGCTGGGGGGATGGTAGCGTTCTTAGAATTACTGTTCTGTTCCTTAAGAGGCAGCGGGGGCTCTGGCCCCCAGAGAGGACTTCAGATATAGAGGCAGGGCCACCAGCCCCAGAACATGGAGAATGTACCCGGGGTTTTAGTCTGCGTGCTGACCTGAGTCAGCTGCTCCCTGGAAGGTCAGCCCTCGGCCTGCTTCAGTCCTCCAGGCCAGGCTGGAGCCCACTGGGGCCCTTGGGAGCAGACACAGGGTAGTGAGGGGCTGCAGAAAGATGGGAGGCCTAAACTGCTGGAACATTCTATGAATGAGGCACCTCCTGTATGAGGGAGACTGGTCTTCAGCCTCATAATGAGGAATTGCTGGCGTCTACAGTGGTCGTTTCTGTCTGCCGTGCTCACCTCTGAGCGGGGTttgcagagggaagagggggtcAGTGGCGTGATGAGCCCCTCCCTTGCTTTAGACCACGACCTTTGGGTAACAGTTTCAACATCACCTCCTCCGGGGCCTTCCCTGGCCACCCCTGCCTCCAGCTGGTGCCTCTCCCAGGCTTCCGCAGCTCCTGTGCTTCTGCCTCTAAAGGCAAGCATCACCAGGAGTGTGGCCTGGGCGCCCCAAGGGCGCAGACTGTGACTTGTTCAGCTGGGTGCCCCGCCTGGCCCCCGGGGGCTGCTCCGGGCCTGTGGCAGGCCAGGCAGCCTGTTCCCGGCTCTCCCTGCAGAAGCCCATGAAGTGGAGGCCAGCTTTCACGTTTTACAGAGGACAAAACCGAGGCTCAGCCCAAGGCCGCACAGCCAGGAATCAGCGGGGCTGGGATCGGATTCCCAGACTGGGGCCACCTCTCTCCAGCCCCCGGGGTAAACGCTGCAGGTGGCCGGCGGGGTAGTACTGTGACGCCCCTTTCCACCGGAAGCCACAGAGACACCACGAGGTCAAGTCACTTACGCAGAGTCTGCTGCTCGGTGGCCCAAGAGGGTTCCAGTCCGCTCCCGGATGGGCACCGCCTCCTCTCACCCACTGTGTCCTGCTCCCGGCACACTGCCACGGTGGCTGTCTCATCAGAGGCACAGACCTGTCCTGTATAGTTTAAAAAGCACTGTCAATTTGGGTCTCTCCGCCCAAGTGTTATAGGTTAGAAAACCAAGGCCGTCagtttagagaaaagaaaaagacctcgaagggcctggcacatgggagAGGAGGGTCGGGGTGAGAAGATTCCTCCTGACTATCCCTGGGTGCTTGACGCTCCCCATCTGCGTTCCAAGGGAGCCAGGGCCCCTCCCAACAGGCAGATGTGCTGTGCTGCAGGTTCAGACAGAGTTTGCTGATTAGCCTTTAAATGGCAGCTCCTTAGAGGTCTGACAGCTCCCGGCAGGCCCACCCCTGCAGTGGACGCACGAGGCCCCTGCAGTGGACGCACGAGGCCCCCGCTTGGCCCGCGTGACAGGGTCTTCACCCACGCCTTGCATTCCTCCCCAGATCCAGTGCTCCCTGCAGGACGTCGGCTCTGCCCTGGCGACACCGCGCTCCTCAGCCAGGGAGGCTCACTTAAGTAATTCTCTCCCTGAACCCGCTGTGTGTGCTCAGAGGGCGCCGGGGGGCCTGGGCCCGTGGGTGGGGGGAATGACTCTCTCCTGGGTGTCGCCTGGGACCCCTGTCAACCTGGCCTGTGCAGCCTGAGACGGAAGGTCCCTCGGAGCCAGTGGAATGGTTTGCGGGCACCCAGGCGGAAGGGACAGGGGTGGGCTCCTTGTGATCCTGGGGCAGTGGCCTCACGGCCATGTCCTCCTTGGCTCCACAGAACACGCCATGTTCGAGGCAGGGCCCATCTTGGAGCTGGAGCAGTGGATCGACAGATACTCCAGCCAGCTGCCCCCGCTCACGGCTTTCATCCTGCCTGTAGGTACTGGGCTGCCTCAACCGGTGGGTGGCTACGGGCCAGTGTGTTGACCAAAACACACAGGCAGGGATTCAGCACCCccccttttaatttttaacagcGACAGAAGCTGTCCTCCAGCCCCCAAGTCCCCTCCAGACCGTCACGGCTCCCTCCCCAGTCCTGCCTGCTTTGGAGAGGGGTACCCAGTGGGTGTGCCCTGGCAGGGCCCCTGGAGACGGAACACTGCCCATTGTGGGCGGGGCCTGTGTGTCCCTCCGTCCATCCAGGCTCCCTGCCTGCAGTGggcaccctccccccgcccttcCAGCCAACAcctgctttctcctttcagtccgGAGGCAAGAGCAGCTCCGCACTGCATTTCTGTCGGGCCGTGTGCCGCCGAGCTGAGAGACGGTACTGGGGTGTGCGGGCCGAGGGAGCGGGGCCTGGGCAGAGAGACAGTGATCCTGACGCGGGAGGGGGGGGACAGCACATCGGGATCAGAGCTTGTGCGGAAGCAGGCAGCTCCAGGAAAAGGGCGGGGGAGGCCCAGCGGGTCTAGGTGATTATTTGTAATTATAATAACACTCATGTGGTATGAAATTCAGGTGCGTATTTGGTGAAGACTCCCTGTTCCTGGGGTTAAATGGTGGAGGTGGTCTCAGCTGAGCAGAAAGGATTGAAAAGCTCCACACCATAAGAGCTATGAGGGAGGGTACTTGGCACCAGAGTGACCCAGCCTGGGACTGGGCATTGGGGGTACTGGGGGCACAGTGGACAGAGTGTCCGGGGTGAGGGGACAGCAAGGGCAGAGGTGGCAGTCTGCATGGAACACACACAAAGGACGCTGAGTGTCTGGTCCGGAGTGAGGGGCGTGAGGCATGACGAGGCTAGAGGCTgagctgaggccaggccgggcGGGGCCTCACGTGCCCTGAGAGCTCTGCATTTATCCTGAGAGCCTTTATCCTGCGAGCCATTGATGGGTTTTAGGCCATGGGATGACGTGCTGGCTGCTGAGTGGAGAAGGGCCCAGACCAGCCACCTGCTACCCCAATCCCCCAACTGAGAGTCAGGAGAGGagggacccccccaccccaccccgccccagaaGCTCCTGACAGCCTTTTCAAGGAAACTTTAAAAGAGTAATTGCAACATCTCCATTTACACCACTCATAGGCCAGGCTGCCACCCAGCTTtacagagaaatgggaataaagcCCTGCTTTATACAACTGGCAGGACCGTGCTGGGCACTTTGTATCCATTATTTCATTGATTCCTTGTGGTAACGTTGGGAGAGAGGTGGTGGCAGCCCCCACTCTACTGGAGTCAGGGCGCTGGGGCTCAGAGGTGATACCGTGGCCAGGGCCACCTGGGTGGTCCATGGCAGAGTCTGGATTTGAGCCCAGGTGTGTCTGCTCCATACCTGAGCTCTGTCCATAGCCCCATGTCATAAAGATTTCACTTATCATGAAAGGCTCTTGGGGCCAAGTGGTTCCTAAAGTGACACTGAGTCACAAAAGAGCTTCAGCTTCAAAAGGAAGAAAGTCATTTGTACAAAGCTGTCCACATCAGCAGTGCTCATAGtagcaaaaaattggaaacaacccaaaggccCAACATCAGGGAATGGCTGAGCAGAGGAGGGGTCCTGAGGACACCAAACCCGTGCCCAGGTGACAAAGCCCCTGGGGCAGGAGACACAAACCTGGCGCCTCGGTTTGGGGCGAGCACCTCCCAGCAGGGGTTATGTAGCAGAGGCGACGTGCATGGAGGGGCTGCCAGCTTGCTGGCGCTCAGCAGACAGCACCATCTAGAGTGTCTGCACACGGACTGGCGAGGCTGCAGCGGGAGTGAAATGCTGGCTCAGGACGCAGCTCCTGCCCCCAAGCGTGTTGAGCCCGTAACGTAGCGTGATGCTGTGTTTCCTTCCCTTCTAGCGTGGTGCCTCTTGTCCAGTCCGGTGAGACGGATGCAAACGTGGCCAAGTTCTTAAACAGGTACTCAGATGGGATCTGGAGAGTCTTTCTGAAAAAGTAGGCACTTCGTGGCTCCAGCCCTGGCTCGTGGGGCTCCAGCGTGGGCCAGGCTAGGACTGAGAGCTGAGGGACCCCAGGAGCTGCCTGGGGTCCAGAAAGTGACCTCACAGCCAGGGTCTGGCCCCTTAATGTGGTCACTCCTCCCCCAGGACATGGCCTGGGCTTTGATGGCCCTGACCAGCTCCTTTCCTCCTGGGAGGGGAGTGAGGACCCTTCTGTTCATGTCACAGTAGTGATCCTGGGGAGCCTTCCAGCCGTGTAGGTTGTGTGGGCTGAGCCAGTTCGTTCCCTTAGCAAGGAAGGCATCACCGCCGCGCAGATGAGGAACCAGCCTATGACAGCTCTGCGGCGGCGGGGGGAACCA
The sequence above is a segment of the Eschrichtius robustus isolate mEscRob2 chromosome 14, mEscRob2.pri, whole genome shotgun sequence genome. Coding sequences within it:
- the MMAB gene encoding corrinoid adenosyltransferase MMAB isoform X2; protein product: MAVWGLGGRLGLRGCLGARKLLCPRFQSRGPQGVEDGDRPQPSSKTPKLPKIYTKTGDKGFSSTFTGERRPKDDQVFEAVGTTDELSSAIGFAMELIAEKGHPFVEELQKIQCSLQDVGSALATPRSSAREAHLKHAMFEAGPILELEQWIDRYSSQLPPLTAFILPSGGKSSSALHFCRAVCRRAERRVVPLVQSGETDANVAKFLNRSFRLPPSAPPDSVTISSR
- the MMAB gene encoding corrinoid adenosyltransferase MMAB isoform X1 codes for the protein MAVWGLGGRLGLRGCLGARKLLCPRFQSRGPQGVEDGDRPQPSSKTPKLPKIYTKTGDKGFSSTFTGERRPKDDQVFEAVGTTDELSSAIGFAMELIAEKGHPFVEELQKIQCSLQDVGSALATPRSSAREAHLKHAMFEAGPILELEQWIDRYSSQLPPLTAFILPSGGKSSSALHFCRAVCRRAERRVVPLVQSGETDANVAKFLNRLSDYLFTLARYTAMKEGNPEKIYKTNDLSYRV